A single region of the Neotabrizicola shimadae genome encodes:
- a CDS encoding ABC transporter substrate-binding protein: MTMMKRGLAAVAALMLTTGLVRAEDVEVLHWWTSGGEAAALNVLKENLAAQGIGWVDMPVAGGGGEAAMTALAARVTAGNPPTAVQMLGFDITDWAGQGALGNLDAVAGPGGWDAVVPAALQGFSKYDGHWIAAPVNVHSTNWVWINKAALDAAGGKAPESWDELIVVLDAMKANGITPLAHGGQPWQDATIFDGIVLSEGTDFYKAAFIDLNPEALGGPQMADAFNKLMKLRTYVDDNFSGRDWNLASAMVINGEGGMQMMGDWAKGEFLKAGKVPGVDFVCIRFPGTQGAVTFNSDQFAMFNVASDGAKAAQGAMAVAIMDPAFQSAFNVVKGSVPARTDVPNDAFDDCGKKGMADLAEANAAGTLFGSMAHGHAAPAAVKNAVYDVVTGAMNGNYPDGAAAAAALAEAVAAAQ, translated from the coding sequence ATGACGATGATGAAACGCGGCCTTGCCGCGGTTGCTGCGCTGATGCTGACCACCGGTCTGGTGCGCGCTGAAGATGTGGAAGTGCTTCACTGGTGGACGAGCGGCGGTGAGGCGGCGGCGCTGAACGTGCTGAAGGAGAACCTGGCGGCACAGGGCATCGGCTGGGTCGACATGCCGGTGGCCGGCGGCGGCGGCGAAGCCGCGATGACGGCGCTGGCGGCCCGGGTGACGGCTGGCAACCCGCCGACCGCCGTGCAGATGCTGGGCTTCGACATCACCGACTGGGCCGGGCAGGGCGCGCTTGGCAATCTGGACGCCGTGGCGGGACCCGGTGGCTGGGACGCGGTGGTGCCGGCGGCGCTGCAGGGTTTTTCCAAGTATGACGGCCACTGGATCGCGGCGCCGGTCAACGTCCACTCGACGAACTGGGTGTGGATCAACAAGGCGGCGCTGGACGCCGCGGGCGGCAAGGCCCCGGAAAGCTGGGACGAGCTGATCGTCGTGCTGGATGCGATGAAGGCCAATGGCATCACGCCGCTGGCGCATGGCGGCCAGCCCTGGCAGGACGCGACCATCTTCGACGGGATCGTGCTGTCGGAAGGCACCGATTTCTACAAGGCTGCCTTTATCGACCTGAACCCCGAGGCGCTTGGCGGCCCGCAGATGGCGGATGCCTTCAACAAGCTGATGAAGCTGCGCACCTATGTGGACGACAACTTCTCGGGCCGCGACTGGAACCTGGCTTCGGCCATGGTGATCAATGGCGAAGGCGGGATGCAGATGATGGGCGACTGGGCCAAGGGCGAGTTCCTGAAGGCCGGCAAGGTGCCCGGTGTGGACTTCGTCTGCATCCGCTTCCCCGGCACCCAGGGGGCGGTGACGTTCAACAGCGACCAGTTCGCCATGTTCAACGTGGCCAGCGACGGCGCCAAGGCCGCGCAGGGTGCGATGGCGGTGGCAATCATGGACCCGGCCTTCCAGTCGGCGTTCAACGTGGTGAAGGGCTCGGTGCCGGCACGCACCGACGTGCCGAACGACGCCTTCGACGATTGCGGCAAGAAGGGCATGGCGGACCTGGCCGAAGCCAATGCCGCGGGCACGCTGTTCGGCTCGATGGCGCATGGCCATGCCGCACCGGCCGCGGTGAAGAACGCGGTCTATGACGTGGTGACCGGCGCGATGAACGGCAATTATCCGGATGGCGCCGCCGCTGCGGCCGCGCTGGCCGAAGCGGTTGCTGCCGCGCAGTAA
- a CDS encoding carbohydrate ABC transporter permease: MTATTGHHAETDFRTRLQDWLPKIVLSPSVAAVLVFVYGFIIYTVYLSFTNSKMLPSYDWVGFENYVKLWNLPVWYTALANLAIFASLYIVICTVIGLMLAIFLDQKIRGEGVLRPIYLYPMALSFIVTGTAWKWFLDPGIGLENTMHLWGWESFSFTWIKDKDMAIYTIVIAAVWQTSGFVMAMFLAGLRGIDNEILKAAQIDGASNWNLYRRIVIPLLRPAFLSAFVILSHLAIKSYDLVIALTGGGPGTATQLPATFMYSYTFTRKSMGIGAASAVIMLMTIAAIMIPYLYAELKEKRE, encoded by the coding sequence ATGACCGCGACCACGGGTCATCACGCGGAGACGGATTTCCGCACGCGGCTGCAGGACTGGCTGCCGAAGATCGTTCTTTCGCCCTCGGTCGCGGCGGTGCTGGTCTTCGTTTATGGCTTCATCATCTATACGGTCTACCTGAGCTTCACGAATTCCAAGATGCTGCCCAGCTATGACTGGGTGGGGTTCGAGAACTATGTGAAGCTGTGGAACCTGCCGGTCTGGTACACGGCGCTGGCGAACCTTGCGATCTTTGCTTCGCTTTACATCGTGATCTGCACCGTGATCGGGCTGATGCTGGCGATCTTCCTGGACCAGAAGATCCGGGGCGAGGGCGTGCTGCGGCCGATCTACCTGTATCCGATGGCGCTGTCGTTCATCGTGACGGGCACGGCCTGGAAGTGGTTCCTGGACCCCGGCATCGGGCTGGAAAACACCATGCACCTCTGGGGGTGGGAGAGCTTTTCCTTCACCTGGATCAAGGACAAGGACATGGCGATCTACACCATCGTCATCGCCGCGGTCTGGCAGACGAGCGGCTTTGTGATGGCGATGTTCCTGGCGGGCCTTCGCGGCATCGACAACGAGATCCTGAAGGCGGCGCAGATCGACGGCGCGTCGAACTGGAACCTGTATCGCCGCATCGTCATCCCGCTGTTGCGCCCGGCCTTCCTGTCGGCTTTCGTGATCCTGAGCCACCTGGCCATCAAGTCCTATGACCTGGTGATCGCCTTGACGGGTGGAGGGCCGGGGACGGCGACGCAGTTGCCCGCGACCTTCATGTATTCCTACACCTTCACGCGGAAGAGCATGGGGATCGGCGCGGCCTCGGCGGTGATCATGCTGATGACGATTGCCGCGATCATGATCCCCTATCTTTACGCCGAGCTGAAGGAGAAGCGGGAATGA
- a CDS encoding carbohydrate ABC transporter permease codes for MSAVTQDSAVRTGRVTRVFIYVVLLVFALFYLLPFFVMLVNSVKPLSEITGGNMMALPKVWTIEPWLSAWSTAQVGVEPTGLRPYFLNSVMMVVPAVAISTVVGALNGYVLTKWRFRGDSVLFALMLFACFIPFQIVLIPMARVLGILGLAGTVQGLILVHVVYGIGFTTLYFRNYYASFPTELVRAAMMDGAGFFRIFWRILLPVSGPIIVVSVIWQFTNIWNDFLFGVSFGGTSQPMTAALNNLVNSSTGVKEYNVHFAGAILAALPTLVVYIVAGRYFVRGLMAGSVKG; via the coding sequence ATGAGCGCCGTGACGCAGGACAGCGCGGTCCGCACCGGCCGCGTGACCCGGGTCTTCATCTATGTGGTGCTCTTGGTCTTTGCGCTGTTCTACCTGCTGCCCTTCTTCGTGATGCTGGTGAACTCGGTGAAGCCGCTGTCCGAAATCACCGGCGGCAACATGATGGCGCTGCCCAAGGTCTGGACCATCGAGCCCTGGCTTTCGGCCTGGTCCACCGCGCAGGTGGGGGTGGAGCCCACGGGGCTGCGGCCGTATTTCCTGAACTCGGTCATGATGGTGGTGCCGGCGGTGGCGATTTCCACCGTGGTCGGCGCGCTGAACGGCTATGTGCTGACCAAGTGGCGGTTCCGGGGGGATTCCGTCCTGTTCGCGCTGATGCTGTTCGCCTGCTTCATCCCGTTCCAGATCGTGCTGATCCCGATGGCGCGGGTGCTGGGGATCCTCGGCCTCGCCGGCACGGTGCAGGGGCTGATCCTGGTGCACGTGGTCTATGGCATCGGCTTCACCACGCTGTATTTCCGCAATTACTATGCGTCCTTCCCGACCGAGCTGGTCAGGGCGGCGATGATGGACGGGGCGGGGTTCTTCCGAATCTTCTGGCGGATCCTTTTGCCGGTTTCGGGGCCGATCATCGTGGTCTCGGTGATCTGGCAGTTCACGAATATCTGGAACGACTTCCTGTTCGGTGTGTCCTTCGGCGGCACCAGCCAGCCGATGACGGCGGCGCTGAACAACCTGGTCAACTCTTCGACGGGCGTGAAGGAATACAACGTCCATTTCGCCGGCGCGATCCTGGCCGCGCTTCCCACGCTTGTCGTCTATATCGTCGCGGGCCGCTACTTCGTGCGCGGCCTGATGGCGGGCTCTGTCAAAGGCTGA
- a CDS encoding ABC transporter ATP-binding protein: MGFLDISNVTKSYGPVEVLHRVDISVQEGEFLVLVGPSGCGKSTLLNMIAGLEGISGGDISIKGRVINGVHPSKRNIAMVFQSYALYPNMTVGQNITFGLEMHGVPKPERDRALAEVAKLLQIDHLLDRKPGQLSGGQRQRVAMGRALVRNPDVFLFDEPLSNLDAKLRVDMRTEIKKLHHKLKTTIVYVTHDQIEAMTLSTRIAVMNKGYVQQLGTPKEIYDTPANLFVATFMGSPAMNIIPAKVVMAEGAPHAEVTDAEGKARYLRFGQANLADWAGREILLGIRPEAITDPEGADRKSGNIQSLANRVTVTEPAGSDTFVTMALSGKDVIARMRADATVAPGQVFDFAVNMEKAVAFDPKTEDRIRP, encoded by the coding sequence ATGGGCTTTCTGGACATCTCCAACGTCACCAAATCCTACGGGCCGGTCGAGGTTCTGCACCGCGTGGACATCTCGGTCCAGGAGGGCGAGTTCCTTGTGCTGGTCGGGCCTTCGGGCTGCGGCAAGTCCACGCTGCTGAACATGATCGCGGGGCTGGAGGGAATCTCGGGCGGCGACATCTCGATCAAGGGGCGGGTCATCAACGGCGTGCATCCGTCGAAGCGCAACATCGCGATGGTGTTCCAGTCCTACGCGCTTTACCCGAACATGACGGTCGGCCAGAACATCACCTTCGGGCTGGAAATGCACGGTGTGCCGAAACCCGAGCGGGACCGCGCCCTGGCCGAGGTGGCGAAGCTTCTGCAGATCGACCATCTGTTGGACCGCAAGCCGGGGCAGTTGTCGGGCGGGCAGCGGCAGCGGGTGGCGATGGGGCGGGCACTGGTGCGCAACCCGGATGTTTTCCTGTTCGACGAGCCGCTGTCCAACCTGGACGCGAAGCTGCGCGTGGATATGCGCACCGAGATCAAGAAGCTGCACCACAAGCTCAAGACCACCATCGTCTATGTCACGCATGACCAGATCGAGGCGATGACGCTGTCGACCCGCATCGCGGTGATGAACAAGGGCTATGTCCAGCAACTGGGTACACCGAAGGAGATTTACGACACGCCGGCCAACCTGTTCGTGGCGACCTTCATGGGCTCGCCCGCGATGAACATCATCCCCGCGAAGGTGGTGATGGCGGAGGGCGCGCCCCATGCCGAGGTGACGGATGCCGAGGGCAAGGCCCGGTATCTGCGGTTCGGGCAGGCCAACCTGGCCGACTGGGCGGGACGCGAGATCCTTCTGGGCATCCGGCCCGAGGCGATCACCGATCCCGAGGGCGCGGACCGCAAGTCGGGCAATATCCAGTCGCTGGCGAACCGGGTGACGGTGACGGAACCGGCGGGGTCCGATACCTTTGTCACCATGGCGCTGTCGGGCAAGGACGTGATCGCGCGGATGCGGGCCGATGCCACGGTGGCGCCGGGGCAGGTCTTCGATTTTGCCGTGAACATGGAAAAGGCCGTGGCCTTCGATCCCAAGACAGAGGACCGCATCCGGCCATGA
- a CDS encoding FAD-dependent oxidoreductase, whose protein sequence is MTPDVLIIGSGMGGATLAAALAPSGKRIVILERGERLEDCPEARDPAAIFGRGFFKPKETWRDVSGEVLNPGNYAFVGGNTKFYGAVLLRYRAEDFAPLRHLEGTTPGWPFPYAELERYYQAAEELYRVRGEVSGDPTEPAHSGPYPFPPIPDEPDIAALRRAFVAQGLHPSALPLGVDLDRWLARAPTTWDAFPDTTGAKSDAESCGLAEALKHPNVTLLTGARAVRLLAEGRRITGVEVERAGQRETLSAPVVCLCAGAILSAALLLASADEDHPTGLANGSDQVGRNFMNHNLTGMIACNPLRRNRSIYEKTIQVNDFYLTGGPNGEPLGNIQMLGRITGPILAGEAGLPLWLARHMADRSIHIMAMSEDLPDPDSRVFWRNGEVVLDWRRTNTRAHDLLVKKLGQAMRRAGWPIVLSRGFPKSKPSHQCGTARMGADPATSVVDAFGKAHDHDNLWILDASILPTSAAVNPSLTVAALALRAGERIREGWQ, encoded by the coding sequence ATGACGCCCGACGTTCTGATCATCGGCTCGGGCATGGGGGGGGCCACGCTGGCGGCGGCGCTGGCGCCTTCGGGCAAGCGCATCGTCATCCTGGAGCGGGGCGAGCGGCTGGAGGATTGCCCCGAGGCGCGTGATCCGGCGGCGATCTTCGGGCGGGGCTTCTTCAAGCCGAAGGAGACCTGGCGCGATGTCTCGGGCGAGGTGCTGAACCCCGGCAACTATGCCTTTGTCGGCGGCAACACGAAGTTCTATGGCGCGGTGCTGCTGCGCTATCGCGCCGAGGATTTCGCGCCGCTGCGGCATCTGGAGGGAACCACCCCGGGCTGGCCTTTTCCATATGCGGAATTGGAACGTTACTATCAGGCGGCGGAAGAGCTTTACCGGGTGCGGGGCGAGGTTTCGGGCGATCCGACCGAGCCCGCCCATTCCGGGCCATATCCTTTTCCGCCGATTCCGGATGAGCCGGACATCGCCGCGCTGCGCCGCGCCTTCGTGGCGCAAGGTCTGCATCCTTCGGCCTTGCCCCTGGGCGTGGACCTTGACCGCTGGCTGGCCCGGGCGCCGACGACCTGGGATGCGTTTCCCGACACGACCGGCGCCAAGTCGGACGCCGAAAGCTGCGGGCTGGCGGAGGCGCTGAAGCATCCGAACGTGACGCTGCTGACCGGCGCCCGCGCGGTGCGACTGCTGGCCGAGGGACGCCGCATCACCGGGGTGGAGGTGGAACGGGCCGGGCAGCGCGAGACGCTGTCGGCGCCGGTGGTCTGCCTCTGTGCCGGGGCGATCCTGTCGGCGGCGCTTCTGCTGGCCTCGGCCGACGAGGACCATCCCACGGGGCTGGCCAACGGCTCGGACCAGGTGGGGCGGAACTTCATGAACCACAACCTGACGGGGATGATTGCCTGCAATCCCCTGCGCCGGAACCGGTCAATTTATGAAAAGACCATTCAGGTCAATGACTTCTATCTGACCGGCGGGCCGAATGGCGAGCCTTTGGGCAATATCCAGATGCTGGGGCGCATCACCGGGCCGATCCTTGCCGGCGAGGCGGGTCTGCCCCTGTGGCTGGCGCGGCACATGGCGGACCGGTCGATCCATATCATGGCGATGTCGGAGGATCTGCCGGACCCGGACAGCCGGGTGTTCTGGAGGAACGGCGAGGTGGTGCTGGACTGGCGGCGCACCAACACGCGGGCCCATGACCTTCTGGTGAAGAAGCTGGGGCAGGCGATGCGGCGGGCGGGCTGGCCCATCGTGCTTTCACGCGGGTTTCCGAAGTCGAAGCCCAGCCACCAATGCGGCACGGCGCGGATGGGGGCCGACCCGGCGACGAGCGTGGTCGATGCTTTCGGCAAGGCGCATGACCATGACAACCTGTGGATCCTCGATGCCTCGATCCTGCCGACCTCGGCGGCAGTGAACCCCTCGCTGACGGTGGCGGCGCTGGCGCTGCGTGCGGGTGAGCGCATCCGGGAGGGCTGGCAATGA
- a CDS encoding 3-ketoacyl-ACP reductase: MTGHALITGGQQGIGLGIARALAGAGMRVTLAAEQAEDAPAVGAALAELPPGTRYLRHDLAETDGIGRLLAAVGPLTTLVCNAGVPAMRRGDLLEMQADSFDRCMDVNLRGTFFLAQAVARAMLADTSAEYRSLIFVTSVSAVMASPERAEYCISKAGASMMAQNFALRLAGEGIGVFELRPGIIATPMTEGVRDRYDARIAGGLVPAGRWGEPADIGRVVLPLVRGEMAFATGAAIAVDGGLSVPRL, from the coding sequence ATGACCGGACATGCGCTGATCACCGGCGGGCAGCAGGGCATTGGCCTGGGCATCGCGCGGGCGCTGGCCGGGGCGGGGATGCGGGTGACGCTGGCCGCCGAACAGGCGGAAGATGCGCCGGCGGTGGGTGCGGCCCTGGCGGAGCTGCCGCCGGGCACGCGCTATCTGCGGCATGATCTGGCCGAAACTGACGGGATCGGGCGGCTTCTGGCGGCGGTGGGGCCGTTGACCACGCTGGTCTGCAATGCCGGCGTGCCGGCGATGCGGCGCGGCGATCTGCTGGAGATGCAGGCCGACAGTTTCGACCGCTGCATGGATGTGAACCTGCGGGGCACGTTCTTTCTGGCGCAGGCGGTGGCGCGGGCGATGCTGGCGGACACCTCTGCCGAGTATCGCAGCCTGATCTTCGTCACCTCGGTTTCGGCGGTAATGGCGAGCCCGGAGCGGGCGGAATACTGCATCTCGAAGGCCGGGGCCTCGATGATGGCGCAGAATTTCGCGCTGCGGCTGGCGGGCGAGGGGATCGGGGTCTTTGAACTGCGCCCCGGCATCATCGCCACGCCGATGACCGAGGGCGTGCGCGACCGCTATGACGCCCGGATTGCCGGGGGGCTGGTGCCCGCGGGGCGGTGGGGCGAGCCTGCCGATATCGGGCGCGTTGTGCTGCCGCTGGTGCGCGGAGAGATGGCCTTTGCCACCGGGGCGGCCATCGCCGTGGATGGCGGGCTTTCGGTGCCGCGGCTGTGA
- a CDS encoding GMC family oxidoreductase: MDKEFDFIIVGGGSAGCVLASRLSEDPAFRVLLLEAGGRDNHPFYHLPAGFAKMTKGIGSWGWHTVPQRHMGNMVIRYTQAKVIGGGSSINAQIYTRGNALDYDEWRQMGCEGWSYEDVLPYFRKAEDNDTWDNRYHGKGGPLGVSQPAAPLPICEAYFKAAAEIGIPRNLDMTGEVQDGVGYYQLTQRGARRSSASVAYLGRARGRPNLTVKTGAQVRRVVVEKGRAVGVDLGTEGVVRAGREVIVSSGAIGSPRLLMLSGIGPADHLDSVGVAVVFDQPGVGSNLQDHVDLFVIAECTGPHTYDRYAKPLWSAVAGLQYLLTKKGPVASSLFETGGFWYADPAARSPDIQFHLGLGSGIEAGVAAMPDGGVTLNSAYLRPRSRGTVRLASGDPMAAPLIDPNYWEDPHDREMSIRGLKLAQEIMAQDALKPFVKAERLPGPEVRTEADYFAYACAHAKTDHHPAGTCRMGADAAAVVDPRLLFNGIAGLRIVDASVMPTVVSSNTNAPTIMIAEKAADMIKADHGARR, translated from the coding sequence ATGGACAAGGAATTCGACTTCATCATTGTCGGGGGCGGCTCGGCAGGTTGCGTATTGGCAAGCCGGTTGTCCGAGGATCCGGCGTTCCGCGTGCTGCTTCTGGAGGCCGGGGGGCGGGACAATCACCCGTTCTATCACCTGCCGGCGGGCTTTGCGAAGATGACCAAGGGCATCGGCTCCTGGGGCTGGCATACGGTGCCGCAGCGGCACATGGGAAACATGGTGATCCGCTACACCCAGGCGAAGGTGATCGGCGGGGGTTCCTCGATCAACGCGCAGATCTACACGCGTGGCAATGCGCTGGACTATGACGAATGGCGGCAGATGGGCTGCGAGGGTTGGTCCTACGAGGATGTGCTGCCGTATTTCCGCAAAGCGGAAGACAACGATACCTGGGACAACCGGTATCACGGCAAGGGCGGGCCTCTGGGGGTGAGCCAGCCGGCGGCGCCCTTGCCGATCTGCGAGGCCTATTTCAAGGCGGCGGCCGAGATTGGCATTCCGCGCAACCTGGACATGACGGGGGAGGTCCAGGACGGCGTGGGTTACTACCAGCTGACGCAGCGCGGGGCGCGGCGGTCTTCCGCCTCGGTCGCCTATCTGGGGCGGGCGAGGGGACGGCCGAACCTGACGGTGAAGACCGGCGCTCAGGTACGGCGGGTGGTGGTGGAAAAGGGCCGCGCCGTGGGGGTGGACCTCGGCACTGAGGGTGTGGTGCGGGCGGGGCGCGAAGTGATCGTCTCTTCGGGCGCCATCGGCTCGCCGCGGCTTCTGATGCTGTCGGGGATCGGGCCGGCGGACCACCTGGACTCCGTCGGGGTGGCTGTGGTTTTCGACCAGCCGGGTGTGGGGTCGAACCTTCAGGACCATGTGGACCTGTTCGTGATCGCGGAATGCACCGGACCGCATACCTATGACCGCTATGCCAAGCCCTTGTGGTCGGCGGTGGCGGGGCTGCAATATCTGCTCACGAAGAAGGGGCCGGTGGCTTCTTCGCTGTTCGAGACCGGGGGGTTCTGGTACGCGGACCCCGCGGCGCGGTCGCCGGATATCCAGTTCCATCTGGGTCTTGGCTCGGGGATCGAGGCGGGGGTGGCGGCGATGCCGGATGGCGGGGTGACGCTGAACTCGGCCTATCTGCGCCCCCGGTCGCGCGGGACGGTGCGGCTGGCGTCGGGCGACCCGATGGCGGCGCCGCTGATCGACCCGAATTACTGGGAAGACCCGCATGACCGAGAGATGTCGATCCGCGGGCTGAAGCTGGCGCAGGAGATCATGGCGCAGGACGCGCTGAAGCCCTTTGTGAAGGCCGAGCGCCTGCCGGGTCCGGAGGTGCGGACGGAGGCGGATTACTTCGCCTACGCCTGCGCCCATGCCAAGACCGACCACCACCCTGCGGGCACCTGCCGGATGGGGGCTGACGCGGCGGCGGTCGTCGATCCGCGGCTGCTGTTCAACGGGATCGCGGGGTTGCGGATTGTCGATGCCTCGGTGATGCCGACCGTCGTTTCCTCGAACACCAATGCGCCGACCATCATGATCGCGGAAAAGGCCGCGGACATGATCAAGGCCGACCATGGAGCGCGCAGATGA
- a CDS encoding Dabb family protein — MIRHIVLVRFRPDVSPEAIAAIFADLHAIEGKVPGLLSIASGRSESPEKIERGYLHGFTVDFADWAALEAYQVHPDHRRVGAALVAHAEGGLDGILVFDLPIA, encoded by the coding sequence ATGATCCGTCACATCGTTCTTGTCCGGTTCCGGCCGGATGTCTCGCCCGAGGCCATTGCGGCGATCTTTGCCGACCTGCATGCCATTGAGGGCAAGGTGCCGGGGCTGTTGTCGATTGCCTCGGGGCGCAGCGAAAGCCCCGAGAAGATCGAGCGGGGCTACCTGCATGGGTTTACGGTGGATTTCGCCGATTGGGCGGCGCTGGAAGCCTATCAGGTGCATCCCGACCATCGCCGCGTGGGGGCGGCGCTGGTGGCCCATGCCGAAGGCGGGCTGGATGGCATCCTGGTCTTTGACCTGCCCATCGCCTGA
- a CDS encoding DUF993 family protein: MLTLPTQDFRLESYRLTGEPLVPRAPRVALTRTAFAAAHVVSDPLRERNPWDTRPAVDWETTLAFREGLWDQGLGLAEAMDTAQRGMGVDWLTAKELIERTMRAAKAHPMRPRVACGAGTDHATGLASPDAVAAAYEEQAEAIERAGGQLILMATRALPAMGARMDVYHRVYRRLIDGAEKPVILHWLGEMFDPALKGYWGTEDVGEASDFVLSLIAENPGQVDGIKISLLDQAHEEAFRARLPEGVRLYTGDDFNYAPLIAGDGWHYSHALLGIFAAIAPAAAQALEALAEGDRATYDALFAPTVPLSREIFRAPTRFYKAGIAFLAWLNGWQRHFIMPAGFQSSRDITHYAEVFRLADRARLLAKPDLAEARMRGLLDLHGIEQG; encoded by the coding sequence ATGCTGACGCTGCCGACACAGGATTTCCGCCTTGAAAGCTATCGCCTGACCGGCGAGCCGCTGGTGCCGCGGGCGCCGCGGGTGGCATTGACCCGCACGGCCTTTGCCGCGGCACATGTGGTGAGCGACCCGTTGCGCGAGCGGAACCCCTGGGACACGCGGCCGGCGGTGGACTGGGAGACGACCCTGGCCTTCCGTGAGGGGCTTTGGGACCAGGGGCTGGGTCTGGCCGAAGCGATGGACACGGCGCAGCGCGGCATGGGGGTGGATTGGCTGACCGCGAAGGAGTTGATCGAACGGACGATGCGGGCGGCCAAGGCCCATCCGATGCGACCGCGCGTGGCCTGTGGCGCCGGGACGGACCATGCGACGGGGCTGGCCAGCCCCGATGCGGTGGCGGCGGCCTATGAGGAGCAGGCCGAGGCGATCGAGCGGGCGGGGGGGCAGCTGATCCTGATGGCGACGCGGGCGCTGCCGGCGATGGGGGCGCGGATGGACGTCTATCATCGCGTCTATCGGCGGCTGATCGACGGGGCCGAGAAGCCGGTGATCCTGCACTGGCTGGGCGAGATGTTCGACCCCGCGCTGAAGGGCTATTGGGGCACCGAGGATGTGGGCGAGGCCAGCGACTTTGTGCTTTCGCTGATCGCCGAGAATCCGGGGCAGGTGGATGGCATCAAGATTTCCCTGCTGGATCAGGCGCATGAAGAGGCATTCCGGGCGCGGCTGCCCGAAGGCGTGCGGCTTTATACCGGCGACGATTTCAACTACGCGCCGCTGATCGCGGGCGACGGTTGGCACTACAGCCACGCGCTGCTGGGCATCTTTGCCGCCATTGCGCCGGCCGCGGCGCAGGCGCTGGAGGCGCTGGCCGAGGGGGACCGGGCCACCTATGACGCCCTGTTCGCGCCGACCGTGCCCCTGTCGCGCGAGATTTTCCGGGCGCCCACGCGGTTCTACAAGGCGGGCATCGCTTTCCTTGCCTGGCTGAACGGCTGGCAGAGGCATTTCATCATGCCGGCGGGCTTTCAATCCAGCCGCGACATCACGCATTATGCCGAGGTGTTCCGTCTGGCCGACCGGGCGCGGCTTCTGGCGAAGCCCGATCTGGCCGAGGCGCGGATGCGGGGGCTCTTGGACCTGCACGGGATCGAACAGGGGTAG
- a CDS encoding LacI family DNA-binding transcriptional regulator: MRRPTIIDVASRAGVSKSTVSLVLQESPLVRPETRETVRQAMAEIGYVYNRSAAQLRSSNTGLIGLVINDLRNPFFTEFATSVQMALSARGYATVVANTDESPELQAQVVGAMIEHGVSALVISPAYGSEGSFALLARAGVPAMQVLRKVADTSRFPFAAPDYARGSRLAADHLIAAGAQRIAFVGGLEGRGVTAERMSGYLEAMAAAGREPFALFGRSSRAFGREAAHRLTAEHPEIDAALCFNDLVALGMMTGFAELGRPVGRDFRLVGFDDIEDCAQVWPALTSVHCDIAGLGGRIAATVLGWLERDEVPPPEWHGPVDLVVRASSGGT; encoded by the coding sequence ATGCGAAGGCCGACGATCATCGACGTGGCCAGCCGGGCGGGCGTGTCGAAATCGACCGTGAGCCTTGTCCTGCAGGAAAGCCCACTGGTGCGGCCGGAAACGCGCGAGACGGTGCGACAGGCGATGGCCGAGATCGGCTATGTCTACAACCGTTCGGCGGCGCAGCTTCGGTCTTCGAACACCGGGCTGATCGGGCTGGTCATCAACGATCTGAGGAACCCGTTCTTCACCGAATTCGCCACCTCGGTGCAGATGGCGCTGTCGGCGCGGGGCTATGCGACGGTGGTGGCCAATACCGACGAAAGCCCGGAGTTGCAGGCGCAGGTGGTTGGGGCGATGATCGAACATGGCGTCTCGGCGCTGGTGATCTCGCCCGCCTATGGGTCTGAAGGCAGCTTTGCCCTGCTGGCCCGCGCCGGGGTGCCGGCGATGCAGGTTCTGCGCAAGGTGGCCGACACGTCGCGCTTTCCCTTTGCCGCGCCGGATTACGCGCGGGGAAGCCGGCTGGCGGCGGATCACCTGATCGCCGCCGGGGCGCAGCGGATTGCCTTTGTCGGCGGTCTGGAAGGACGGGGCGTCACGGCAGAGCGCATGTCGGGCTATCTGGAGGCGATGGCCGCAGCGGGCCGCGAGCCGTTTGCGCTCTTTGGCCGGTCCTCGCGCGCCTTTGGCCGGGAGGCGGCGCATCGGCTGACGGCGGAACATCCCGAGATTGACGCGGCGCTGTGCTTCAATGACCTGGTGGCGCTTGGCATGATGACCGGCTTTGCCGAGTTGGGCCGCCCAGTCGGACGCGACTTCCGGCTGGTGGGGTTTGATGACATCGAGGATTGCGCGCAGGTCTGGCCGGCGCTGACCTCGGTGCATTGCGACATTGCGGGGTTGGGGGGCCGGATCGCGGCGACGGTGCTGGGCTGGCTGGAGCGGGACGAGGTGCCGCCGCCGGAATGGCATGGTCCGGTTGACCTGGTGGTCCGCGCTTCGTCGGGGGGCACATGA